The genomic stretch TGCTTGCCTTTCCGGGAAGCATGGCCGGCGCGTTTCTTGGTGCCTATCTGTTTCAAAAGACCAGGAAGCTTTTGCCCGCTTATCTTGGAGAAGTGGTTGGAACCGGGCTGATCGGAGGGCTGCTCTGCTATCCGGCAGCCATCTTCCTTATGGGAAAAGAGGTAGCTGTCTTCTTCTTTGTAGTTCCATTTCTTATGAGCACTCTGGCAGGGACCTTATTGGCTGCAATTTTACTGGCAATGCTGCGCCGCCTTGGTCTTTTTTCCTATTTTGAGCGGCTCATCAATGAATAGGGGGAAACAGATATGAGTCTAAAGATTAACCATTCTCTGACCGGACTTGTCAGGGAAAAACGGCCCGTCATCCACTGTATCACCAATTATGTTACGGCCGGAGACGTGGCAAATACCATATTAGCCTGCGGCGGCTCACCCATTATGGCGGACCACCCGGAAGAGGTTTCAGAAATAACCGCCTTATCCGACTGCCTTCTTTTGAACATTGGGACTCCGGGAGGGACTACAAAAGCGGCAATGGAAAAAGCCGGACGGGAAGCAAACCGGCGTAGCCTCCCTGTCATCTTTGACCCGGTGGGAATCGGTGCTTCCCGATATCGGACCGAAACTGCTCTTTCCCTATTAAGAGAAGTTAAGATTACCGTTATCAGGGGAAATGCATCGGAACTTCGGATTCTGTTAAAAGAACTGACCGGGAAGAACGCAGGAAGCGGAAACGACTCTGTTTCTCCCACCCGGGGAGTTGATGCTTCCTTTTCTGATGAGATCAGGGAGGATACCCTGGAATCTCTTACGGTAGCAACCAGGGCACTAAGTGCTGCAACAGGGTCTGTGACCGTCATGACAGGGGCCATTGATATCGCTTCAAACGGGGAGGAAACCTGGCTTATCAGAAATGGCTGTCCCCAAATGTCCCGTATTACGGGCAGCGGCTGTATGCTGGACGGTATAATTGCCGCCTATATAGCCTCCACAGGGCCCGCGCCATCCCAGCATGCCATTTTCGAGGCGGCCGCTCTTGCCACGGCTGCTGCCGGTCTCTGCGGGGAACGGGCAGCAAAAAAAGCGGAACAAACCTTAAGTGGTACCGGAAGCTTCCGCTGCTGCTTTCTCGATGAGGTAAGCCTTTTGGATGAAGATACCTTGAAAGGAGGAATAAATATTGAAGTTTCATAGAGATATGCTTCTCCTCTATGCAGTAACAGACCAGGCATTTACAGGAGAAAAAACCTTAACAGAGCAGATTGAAGAAGCTCTTTGTGCCGGAGTGACCCTACTCCAGCTCCGAGAAAAGTCTATGGACAAACGTTCTTTCCTGGAAGAAGCCTTACTTGTCCGTGAGCTTACAAAGCATTATGGGATCCCGCTAATCATCAACGATGATGTGGAGATTGCCCTTAAGTGCGGGGCAGACGGCGTACACGTTGGACAGGATGATTTATCTCCTTTGGAGGTCCGCCGGCTAATCGGCCCGGACCGCATTCTGGGCGTTACTGCTAAAAATGTAAGTCAGGCAAAAAAGGCATATATGGATGGGGCGGATTATATAGGCTCCGGAGCCATCTTCCCAAGCCCTACAAAAAAAGATGCCGTTCCCTTAACCCTGGAGCAGCTGACTGCGATCTGCCGTTCCGTTCCTATTCCTGTAACGGCCATCGGGGGAATTACGGTTTTAAATGTTTCCAGCCTGAAAGGAACAGGCGTGGCCGGGGCTTCGGTGGTTTCCGGCATCTTCGGACAAAAGGATATAACCGCAGCCGTCCAGCGCTTAAAAGAACAGCTTTTAAAGGTGGTGAGCCCATGAGCCTGATTCTTCCTACGTTCCTCACCATTGCAGGCACCGATCCCAGCGGCGGCGCCGGAATACAGGCGGATTTAAAGACTGCTGCGGCTTTGGGTGTCTATGGCTCCAGCGTTATCACCGCCCTTGTTGCTCAAAATACTACGGGGGTTTTTCTGACGGAAACAGTTAGTCAGGAAATGCTTGCCAACCAGCTGGAGGCCGTATTTACGGACATTCCTCCAAAAGCAGTAAAGATCGGCATGGCCGGGACTTCCAGTTCTATCGAAATCATTGCGGAAAAGCTGGAAAAATATAACCGCTCTCCTGTAGTCGTAGACCCGGTCATGGTATCCACCAGCGGACATTCTCTTTTAAATCCACAGGATGTTAAGACTTTAACAAGCAAGCTGTTTCCTTTAGCAACTTTAGTTACCCCCAATATCCCGGAGGCAGAAGCACTTTTATCTACAAAAGGGCACAAGATATACAGTAGAAAAGATATGGAAGAAGCCGCCGCGGAGCTCTTTCATATCTATCAGGTATCGTTCCTGTTAAAAGGAGGCCATAATTCCCAGGGGGCCGATGATGTTCTATGCTGCAACGGAACTGTCACCTGGTTTCCAGGAGAACGGATCGACAATCCAAATACCCATGGAACCGGATGTACCCTGTCTTCTGCCATTGCTTGCGGACTGGCTTTAGGCATGGGGCTGGAAGAAAGCATCCGGATGGCAAAGTCCTATCTAACCGGTGCATTAAAAGCCGGATTAAATCTGGGAAAAGGACGAGGGCCTTTGTGGCACGGTTGGAGAACTTAATAATCCCCAAAAAGCTTTTTACCGGTTATGGCGGGAAGCATTACATGCTCCCGCCATAACCGGTATTTTCATTTCCTATTGCAGAATCCCGTTTTATTTGCTTTCCAGTTTCCTGTAAAGATCGATCATCTCTTCGGCCATGACCTTAAAGATCTCAGCGCTCATCATCTGATCCTCTGCATGGGTCAGAATAAGCCCCATAGACACTGCCTCTCCTGCCGCTTCTTTCTGAATTAAGTCCGCATGAGGCAAATGGCCTTGTTTCATCATTTCGTCCCCTTCCAAGATCAGATGATCCGCTTCTTCATAGTTTCCTTGTTTTGCCTTTTGCACTGCTTTGATATAGTTTGATTTTGCTCCGCCGGCAGCAGTGATCAGCTGAAAGCAAATAAGTTCCATTTCCTGCATTTTTCCACCTTTTCTCTCTGTACAGTAATTATCATTCCTGGGTCTGATTTTCCTGCTTCTCATACATTTTGTCGATAACCCTGATAAATGGAAGGTACACGAAGAATGACAATGCCAGGATTCCCACCTGAAGCAGTGCCGTCCTCCAGCCTCCGATCAAAAATCCTGAAATAATGGGAGGACAGGTCCAGGGCACCAGAATCCCTTTATACATGGGACAAAGCCCTGTATAAATTGCCAGATACTGAATGGTTCCGGACAGAACAGGCATGATCATGAAGGGGATCGCCATAATGGGGTTTAACACCACCGGTGTGCCAAAAAGCACCGGCTCATTGATGTTAAAGAATGCCGGTCCGATTCCCAGCCTGCCCACCTGCCTGCACTGGTTGGATTTGGCAAAAAAGGTAA from Lacrimispora sphenoides JCM 1415 encodes the following:
- the thiW gene encoding energy coupling factor transporter S component ThiW, whose protein sequence is MKDQISSTICNNSSADSRVRVKKLVISGMLTALTVALSGFSIPVGASKCFPMQHLANVLAGVFLGPVYGVSMAFCTSFIRNLMGTGSLLAFPGSMAGAFLGAYLFQKTRKLLPAYLGEVVGTGLIGGLLCYPAAIFLMGKEVAVFFFVVPFLMSTLAGTLLAAILLAMLRRLGLFSYFERLINE
- the thiM gene encoding hydroxyethylthiazole kinase → MSLKINHSLTGLVREKRPVIHCITNYVTAGDVANTILACGGSPIMADHPEEVSEITALSDCLLLNIGTPGGTTKAAMEKAGREANRRSLPVIFDPVGIGASRYRTETALSLLREVKITVIRGNASELRILLKELTGKNAGSGNDSVSPTRGVDASFSDEIREDTLESLTVATRALSAATGSVTVMTGAIDIASNGEETWLIRNGCPQMSRITGSGCMLDGIIAAYIASTGPAPSQHAIFEAAALATAAAGLCGERAAKKAEQTLSGTGSFRCCFLDEVSLLDEDTLKGGINIEVS
- the thiE gene encoding thiamine phosphate synthase; this translates as MKFHRDMLLLYAVTDQAFTGEKTLTEQIEEALCAGVTLLQLREKSMDKRSFLEEALLVRELTKHYGIPLIINDDVEIALKCGADGVHVGQDDLSPLEVRRLIGPDRILGVTAKNVSQAKKAYMDGADYIGSGAIFPSPTKKDAVPLTLEQLTAICRSVPIPVTAIGGITVLNVSSLKGTGVAGASVVSGIFGQKDITAAVQRLKEQLLKVVSP
- the thiD gene encoding bifunctional hydroxymethylpyrimidine kinase/phosphomethylpyrimidine kinase; translation: MSLILPTFLTIAGTDPSGGAGIQADLKTAAALGVYGSSVITALVAQNTTGVFLTETVSQEMLANQLEAVFTDIPPKAVKIGMAGTSSSIEIIAEKLEKYNRSPVVVDPVMVSTSGHSLLNPQDVKTLTSKLFPLATLVTPNIPEAEALLSTKGHKIYSRKDMEEAAAELFHIYQVSFLLKGGHNSQGADDVLCCNGTVTWFPGERIDNPNTHGTGCTLSSAIACGLALGMGLEESIRMAKSYLTGALKAGLNLGKGRGPLWHGWRT
- a CDS encoding PTS lactose/cellobiose transporter subunit IIA — encoded protein: MQEMELICFQLITAAGGAKSNYIKAVQKAKQGNYEEADHLILEGDEMMKQGHLPHADLIQKEAAGEAVSMGLILTHAEDQMMSAEIFKVMAEEMIDLYRKLESK